One window of Vibrio sinaloensis genomic DNA carries:
- the glgC gene encoding glucose-1-phosphate adenylyltransferase: MAGVLGMILAGGEGSRLRPLTESRSKPSVPFGGSYRLIDFALNNFVNADLMRIYVLTQFKSQSLFHHMKKGWNINGITDRFIDPIPAQMRTGKRWYEGTADAIYQNLRFMELAEPEQVCIFGSDHIYKMDIKQMLDYHKEKKASLTVSALRMPLSEASQFGVIEVDEEGRMIGFEEKPASPKSIPGDPNSALVSMGNYVFEAEKLFSELIEDADNPDSSHDFGKDIIPKMFPHGDVYVYDFSTNRITGEREEVYWRDVGTIDAYWEAHMDLLEKDAPFSLYNRKWPLHTYYPPLPPATFTDSDNGRVQIIDSLVCNGSYVRGSRIEKSVLGFRSNIASACDISESILLGDVKVGEGCVLRRVIVDKDADIAPGTQIGVNLSEDKKHFHVSDDGIVVIAKGARVGY, encoded by the coding sequence ATGGCTGGAGTTTTGGGAATGATCCTAGCAGGAGGCGAAGGGTCTCGCCTGCGCCCTCTGACGGAATCTCGTAGTAAACCCTCTGTACCTTTTGGCGGTAGTTATCGTCTTATCGACTTTGCTCTAAACAACTTTGTTAACGCTGACCTGATGCGTATCTACGTGCTTACGCAGTTTAAGTCTCAATCCTTGTTCCACCATATGAAGAAAGGCTGGAACATCAACGGAATTACTGATCGCTTTATCGACCCGATTCCTGCGCAAATGCGTACTGGTAAGCGCTGGTACGAGGGCACCGCCGACGCCATCTATCAGAACTTACGTTTTATGGAGCTGGCCGAGCCTGAGCAGGTGTGTATTTTTGGTTCCGACCATATTTATAAAATGGATATCAAGCAAATGCTTGATTACCATAAAGAAAAGAAAGCGTCGTTGACGGTGTCCGCACTGCGCATGCCTCTTTCTGAAGCGTCTCAGTTTGGTGTTATCGAAGTCGATGAAGAGGGAAGAATGATTGGCTTTGAAGAAAAACCCGCGTCACCAAAGTCTATCCCTGGCGACCCAAATTCGGCACTAGTGTCTATGGGCAACTATGTGTTTGAGGCCGAGAAACTGTTCTCTGAACTGATTGAAGATGCAGACAATCCTGACTCATCACACGACTTCGGCAAGGACATCATTCCTAAAATGTTCCCTCATGGTGATGTGTATGTTTATGACTTCAGCACTAACCGTATTACTGGTGAAAGAGAGGAAGTGTATTGGCGTGATGTGGGCACCATAGATGCGTACTGGGAAGCGCATATGGACTTGCTTGAAAAAGACGCGCCTTTTTCTCTCTACAACCGTAAGTGGCCACTGCATACATACTACCCACCGCTACCACCGGCGACATTCACCGATTCTGATAATGGGCGAGTCCAAATCATTGATAGCCTAGTTTGTAACGGCAGTTATGTCCGAGGCTCTCGAATTGAAAAATCGGTCCTCGGTTTTCGCAGCAACATCGCTTCGGCTTGTGATATCAGCGAATCGATTCTTCTTGGCGATGTGAAAGTCGGCGAGGGCTGTGTACTGCGCCGTGTGATTGTTGATAAAGACGCAGACATTGCGCCAGGTACACAAATCGGGGTTAATTTGTCCGAAGATAAAAAACACTTCCACGTGTCAGACGACGGAATTGTGGTGATTGCTAAAGGAGCACGAGTTGGCTACTGA